A section of the Oncorhynchus tshawytscha isolate Ot180627B linkage group LG09, Otsh_v2.0, whole genome shotgun sequence genome encodes:
- the LOC112257851 gene encoding spermatogenesis-associated protein 22-like isoform X1: MKRYENQQARPTAGCLSVPLFNQKKRSRLPLTSNPSEKKFCSGNEYMPTHSSASSIIINTSGNTGYYQDQAPRCPAPAVQHNQCSRQGNQQSQPQFQCPNSQPVPVPVGRSFAPSHPYNTGNTGLQMGQPPVRQDSRAPTNPRQSNYNAPCSSGNTQNKPVSPSSYSQMGQQQSGYRQRQDNPPEPPLYSQQSKPTPPPSRPSHGPGTPKQNTSWKFITTTNTGPQKQLMEDSRDTYQTQNTLQSQVQHVKPATENSLRILTAVIDGIRHWSHFKGRAPYLFEIFATLDSAVTAGSHGAKNFLMRDGKEVVQCVFYENELELPRLIRGQVHRCVGNYDHTRDTLTCVSVRAALPSEQRNAHESIKASDAEMRDLVKSLSEV, encoded by the exons ATGAAAAGATATGAAAACCAGCAGGCCAGACCTACTGCAG GCTGCCTCTCTGTGCCTCTGTTTAACCAGAAGAAAAGGAGTAGGCTGCCTTTGACATCCAATCCCTCAGAGAAGAAATTCTGTTCCGGCAATGAATACATGCCTACACACAGCTCTGCTTCatccatcatcatcaacacatcag GTAACACAGGCTATTACCAAGATCAAGCCCCAAGGTGTCCTGCACCTGCTGTTCAGCACAATCAGTGCAGCAGACAAGGCAACCAGCAGTCTCAACCACAGTTTCAGTGTCCTAATAGTCAACCTGTTCCGGTACCTGTGGGGAGAAGCTTTGCACCTTCACACCCATACAACACTGGGAATACAGG TCTGCAGATGGGACAGCCACCAGTGAGGCAGGACTCAAGAGCCCCTACAAACCCCAGACAGAGCAACTACAATGCCCCTTGCAGCAGTGGGAACACACAGAACAAGCCGGTATCCCCAAGCAGCTACTCTCAGATGGGTCAGCAGCAGTcaggttacagacagagacaggacaaccCACCAGAGCCTCCTCTTTACTCCCAGCAGTCTAAACCCACTCCCCCTCCAAGCAGACCAAGTCATGGTCCTGGAACACCGAAGCAGAACACATCCTGGAAGTTTATAACCACCACCAACACTGGGCCACAGAAACAACTGATGGAAGATAGTAGAGACACATATCAAACTCAAAATACCTTGCAGTCTCAGGTACAACAT GTCAAACCAGCAACtgagaactctctgaggatcctGACTGCTGTCATTGATGGCATTAGACACTGGAGCCATTTCAAGGGCAGAGCCCCATACCTATTTGAGATTTTCG CCACTCTTGACTCTGCAGTCACCGCCGGGTCTCATGGAGCTAAGAACTTCCTCATGAGAGATGGAAAAGAGGTGGTGCAGTGTGTCTTCTATGAAAAT GAGCTGGAGTTGCCCAGGCTGATCCGAGGCCAGGTGCACCGCTGTGTGGGGAACTACGACCACACCAGGGACACCCTCACCTGTGTGTCTGTCAGGGCCGCTCTGCCCTCAGAGCAGAGGAACGCACATGAGTCTATCAAAGCCTCGGATGCTGAGATGAGGGACCTGGTGAAATCACTCAGTGAAGTCTGA
- the LOC112257851 gene encoding spermatogenesis-associated protein 22-like isoform X2, with protein MKRYENQQARPTAGCLSVPLFNQKKRSRLPLTSNPSEKKFCSGNEYMPTHSSASSIIINTSGNTGYYQDQAPRCPAPAVQHNQCSRQGNQQSQPQFQCPNSQPVPVPVGRSFAPSHPYNTGNTGLQMGQPPVRQDSRAPTNPRQSNYNAPCSSGNTQNKPVSPSSYSQMGQQQSGYRQRQDNPPEPPLYSQQSKPTPPPSRPSHGPGTPKQNTSWKFITTTNTGPQKQLMEDSRDTYQTQNTLQSQVQHVKPATENSLRILTAVIDGIRHWSHFKGRAPYLFEIFATLDSAVTAGSHGAKNFLMRDGKEVVQCVFYENLELPRLIRGQVHRCVGNYDHTRDTLTCVSVRAALPSEQRNAHESIKASDAEMRDLVKSLSEV; from the exons ATGAAAAGATATGAAAACCAGCAGGCCAGACCTACTGCAG GCTGCCTCTCTGTGCCTCTGTTTAACCAGAAGAAAAGGAGTAGGCTGCCTTTGACATCCAATCCCTCAGAGAAGAAATTCTGTTCCGGCAATGAATACATGCCTACACACAGCTCTGCTTCatccatcatcatcaacacatcag GTAACACAGGCTATTACCAAGATCAAGCCCCAAGGTGTCCTGCACCTGCTGTTCAGCACAATCAGTGCAGCAGACAAGGCAACCAGCAGTCTCAACCACAGTTTCAGTGTCCTAATAGTCAACCTGTTCCGGTACCTGTGGGGAGAAGCTTTGCACCTTCACACCCATACAACACTGGGAATACAGG TCTGCAGATGGGACAGCCACCAGTGAGGCAGGACTCAAGAGCCCCTACAAACCCCAGACAGAGCAACTACAATGCCCCTTGCAGCAGTGGGAACACACAGAACAAGCCGGTATCCCCAAGCAGCTACTCTCAGATGGGTCAGCAGCAGTcaggttacagacagagacaggacaaccCACCAGAGCCTCCTCTTTACTCCCAGCAGTCTAAACCCACTCCCCCTCCAAGCAGACCAAGTCATGGTCCTGGAACACCGAAGCAGAACACATCCTGGAAGTTTATAACCACCACCAACACTGGGCCACAGAAACAACTGATGGAAGATAGTAGAGACACATATCAAACTCAAAATACCTTGCAGTCTCAGGTACAACAT GTCAAACCAGCAACtgagaactctctgaggatcctGACTGCTGTCATTGATGGCATTAGACACTGGAGCCATTTCAAGGGCAGAGCCCCATACCTATTTGAGATTTTCG CCACTCTTGACTCTGCAGTCACCGCCGGGTCTCATGGAGCTAAGAACTTCCTCATGAGAGATGGAAAAGAGGTGGTGCAGTGTGTCTTCTATGAAAAT CTGGAGTTGCCCAGGCTGATCCGAGGCCAGGTGCACCGCTGTGTGGGGAACTACGACCACACCAGGGACACCCTCACCTGTGTGTCTGTCAGGGCCGCTCTGCCCTCAGAGCAGAGGAACGCACATGAGTCTATCAAAGCCTCGGATGCTGAGATGAGGGACCTGGTGAAATCACTCAGTGAAGTCTGA
- the LOC112257851 gene encoding spermatogenesis-associated protein 22-like isoform X3, with the protein MPTHSSASSIIINTSGNTGYYQDQAPRCPAPAVQHNQCSRQGNQQSQPQFQCPNSQPVPVPVGRSFAPSHPYNTGNTGLQMGQPPVRQDSRAPTNPRQSNYNAPCSSGNTQNKPVSPSSYSQMGQQQSGYRQRQDNPPEPPLYSQQSKPTPPPSRPSHGPGTPKQNTSWKFITTTNTGPQKQLMEDSRDTYQTQNTLQSQVQHVKPATENSLRILTAVIDGIRHWSHFKGRAPYLFEIFATLDSAVTAGSHGAKNFLMRDGKEVVQCVFYENELELPRLIRGQVHRCVGNYDHTRDTLTCVSVRAALPSEQRNAHESIKASDAEMRDLVKSLSEV; encoded by the exons ATGCCTACACACAGCTCTGCTTCatccatcatcatcaacacatcag GTAACACAGGCTATTACCAAGATCAAGCCCCAAGGTGTCCTGCACCTGCTGTTCAGCACAATCAGTGCAGCAGACAAGGCAACCAGCAGTCTCAACCACAGTTTCAGTGTCCTAATAGTCAACCTGTTCCGGTACCTGTGGGGAGAAGCTTTGCACCTTCACACCCATACAACACTGGGAATACAGG TCTGCAGATGGGACAGCCACCAGTGAGGCAGGACTCAAGAGCCCCTACAAACCCCAGACAGAGCAACTACAATGCCCCTTGCAGCAGTGGGAACACACAGAACAAGCCGGTATCCCCAAGCAGCTACTCTCAGATGGGTCAGCAGCAGTcaggttacagacagagacaggacaaccCACCAGAGCCTCCTCTTTACTCCCAGCAGTCTAAACCCACTCCCCCTCCAAGCAGACCAAGTCATGGTCCTGGAACACCGAAGCAGAACACATCCTGGAAGTTTATAACCACCACCAACACTGGGCCACAGAAACAACTGATGGAAGATAGTAGAGACACATATCAAACTCAAAATACCTTGCAGTCTCAGGTACAACAT GTCAAACCAGCAACtgagaactctctgaggatcctGACTGCTGTCATTGATGGCATTAGACACTGGAGCCATTTCAAGGGCAGAGCCCCATACCTATTTGAGATTTTCG CCACTCTTGACTCTGCAGTCACCGCCGGGTCTCATGGAGCTAAGAACTTCCTCATGAGAGATGGAAAAGAGGTGGTGCAGTGTGTCTTCTATGAAAAT GAGCTGGAGTTGCCCAGGCTGATCCGAGGCCAGGTGCACCGCTGTGTGGGGAACTACGACCACACCAGGGACACCCTCACCTGTGTGTCTGTCAGGGCCGCTCTGCCCTCAGAGCAGAGGAACGCACATGAGTCTATCAAAGCCTCGGATGCTGAGATGAGGGACCTGGTGAAATCACTCAGTGAAGTCTGA